The Candidatus Nitrosocosmicus franklandus genome contains a region encoding:
- the purC gene encoding phosphoribosylaminoimidazolesuccinocarboxamide synthase, which produces MRLIKKGKVKDIYEASSDTLIFSFTNRVSAFDVIMDDEIPFKGKVLCDFAVFWFEKLDFDNHFIRRLSPTMIEVKKLNMIPIECVVRAYLYGSLYNRYLNNSLNLDELHQYFQKKDLKLASKLPKLLFDPTTKSDEHDEPITRSTVLESNLVSREEFNLLKNSSLDLFNKVSSIISKAGFILADIKFEFGREQNTRRLLLADSIGPDEFRIWNKKDYRLGSIQESYDKQLLRDWLNETGFKQKVEEYRGSKLNPIIPRLPKHLISEIADKYIDAYERITGRTFEKS; this is translated from the coding sequence TTGAGATTAATAAAGAAGGGAAAGGTAAAGGATATTTATGAAGCTAGTTCTGACACGTTGATATTTTCTTTTACAAATAGAGTTTCTGCATTCGATGTCATAATGGACGATGAGATTCCTTTTAAGGGAAAGGTATTGTGCGATTTTGCTGTATTTTGGTTTGAGAAATTAGATTTTGATAATCACTTTATCAGACGGCTTTCTCCTACGATGATTGAAGTAAAAAAACTTAATATGATACCTATTGAGTGCGTAGTGAGAGCTTATCTTTATGGAAGTTTGTATAACAGGTATTTAAACAACTCATTGAATTTGGATGAGTTGCATCAGTATTTTCAAAAAAAGGATCTAAAACTTGCATCCAAATTGCCTAAATTACTATTTGATCCTACGACGAAATCTGATGAGCATGATGAACCGATTACTAGATCCACTGTATTAGAGAGCAATTTAGTATCCCGAGAAGAGTTCAACCTTCTAAAGAATTCTTCCTTGGATTTGTTTAATAAAGTAAGCTCAATAATTTCTAAGGCTGGCTTTATCTTGGCCGATATCAAATTTGAATTTGGAAGGGAACAAAACACAAGACGGTTGCTCTTGGCTGATTCTATAGGACCAGACGAGTTCAGGATTTGGAATAAGAAAGATTATCGTTTAGGGTCAATACAAGAAAGCTATGACAAGCAATTGCTAAGGGATTGGTTGAATGAAACCGGATTCAAACAAAAAGTAGAAGAATATCGTGGATCCAAATTAAATCCAATCATACCTCGTTTACCTAAACACCTAATCTCCGAAATAGCTGATAAATATATCGATGCTTACGAGAGAATAACTGGACGAACATTTGAAAAATCGTGA
- the ilvD gene encoding dihydroxy-acid dehydratase, whose product MVLQSRKTLEGPSRAPHRAMYKSMGLTDEDLSKPLVAVCSTCNEATPCNIHLGRLASKAKEGVRESGNTPREFTTIAVSDGIAMGHEGMKSSLISREIIADSIEIMVRAHQYDAVVGISGCDKSLPGTLMAMARLNLPSIFVYGGTILPGDWNGKSVTIQDVYEAVGTYDAGKMSLEDLKSLENVACPSAGSCAGMYTANTMASISEALGMSLLGSATPAAESEERQHITFETGKSIGYLLENDIKPRDILIYEAFENAIMMANAIGGSTNAVLHLLAISREAGIDLDIKDFEHIRKKTPHIANMRPGGNYVMLNLDNIGGVPVILKSLLDKGIINGNVITVTGKTLKQNLELFNFSRARNYYRKHKTEYRNILKTVENPIHKQGTLKILFGNLAPQGAVIKIAGLTEEFFKGYAKVYNSEESAFEAVSKREIKEGDVVVIRYEGPKGGPGMREMLAVTAAIVGQGLGEKVAMITDGRFSGATRGFMIGHVSPEAMVGGPLALVKDGDKIEIDLQKGSVNLKIRKKEFLSRVDKTKTIKNRYTYGALAKYATLVQSASEGAVTKPIVKYMKRVPN is encoded by the coding sequence ATGGTTTTACAAAGTAGAAAAACCTTGGAAGGGCCTTCTCGCGCACCTCATAGAGCTATGTACAAATCAATGGGTCTCACGGATGAGGATCTGTCAAAACCGTTGGTGGCCGTATGTAGTACTTGCAACGAAGCAACACCTTGCAATATACATTTAGGGAGATTGGCTTCAAAAGCAAAGGAAGGGGTGCGGGAATCAGGTAATACACCTCGGGAATTTACTACCATAGCAGTATCAGATGGAATCGCTATGGGGCATGAAGGGATGAAATCCTCGCTAATTAGTCGTGAAATTATCGCAGATTCTATAGAAATAATGGTCCGTGCACATCAATATGATGCGGTTGTAGGCATTTCAGGCTGCGATAAAAGCCTTCCTGGAACATTAATGGCGATGGCGAGGCTCAACTTACCTTCGATATTTGTATACGGTGGAACAATTCTGCCTGGAGATTGGAACGGCAAGTCTGTTACCATTCAGGATGTATATGAAGCGGTCGGAACATATGATGCTGGCAAAATGTCTCTAGAAGATTTAAAAAGTCTGGAAAATGTTGCATGTCCCTCGGCCGGGTCCTGCGCAGGTATGTATACGGCAAATACAATGGCATCAATAAGCGAAGCATTAGGTATGTCCTTGTTAGGTAGTGCTACTCCGGCAGCTGAAAGTGAGGAGCGTCAACATATTACCTTTGAGACTGGAAAATCGATAGGCTATCTATTAGAAAACGATATCAAACCTAGGGACATCTTAATTTATGAGGCTTTTGAAAATGCAATAATGATGGCTAACGCCATAGGGGGATCGACCAATGCAGTTCTGCACCTGTTAGCAATTTCACGTGAAGCAGGAATAGATTTAGATATTAAGGACTTTGAACATATACGAAAAAAGACTCCTCATATAGCAAACATGAGGCCTGGAGGCAATTATGTTATGTTAAATCTAGATAATATTGGCGGTGTCCCGGTGATTCTGAAATCCTTACTTGATAAAGGTATTATAAATGGTAACGTGATTACGGTAACAGGGAAAACTCTAAAACAAAATTTAGAATTATTCAATTTTAGTCGAGCAAGGAATTATTACAGAAAACATAAAACCGAATACAGAAATATTCTCAAAACGGTTGAAAATCCAATCCATAAGCAGGGTACATTAAAAATATTGTTTGGTAACTTAGCTCCTCAGGGGGCAGTCATCAAAATCGCTGGACTAACGGAAGAATTCTTCAAAGGTTACGCTAAGGTATATAACTCAGAGGAATCCGCGTTTGAAGCTGTTTCAAAAAGAGAAATTAAAGAAGGAGATGTAGTAGTTATTAGATATGAAGGACCTAAAGGAGGGCCAGGCATGAGGGAAATGCTTGCAGTTACTGCTGCTATAGTTGGACAAGGATTAGGAGAAAAGGTTGCAATGATAACCGATGGTAGGTTTTCAGGTGCAACGAGGGGTTTTATGATAGGTCATGTTTCTCCTGAAGCAATGGTTGGAGGACCATTGGCTTTGGTTAAGGACGGGGATAAGATCGAAATAGATTTACAGAAAGGAAGTGTTAATTTGAAAATTAGGAAGAAGGAGTTTTTGAGTAGAGTAGATAAAACCAAGACTATAAAAAATCGATACACATATGGGGCCTTGGCGAAATATGCAACCTTGGTTCAATCTGCATCAGAAGGTGCAGTTACAAAACCTATAGTTAAATATATGAAAAGAGTTCCAAATTAA